The following are encoded in a window of Natronomonas gomsonensis genomic DNA:
- a CDS encoding DUF7568 family protein, which translates to MSRITNWKRESRSPTLAYRNTETGARAILHRAPDSYRYKWRGAILVDGYPVWSRGYETKDAKSFRDELRDRPAPELSCPECPNSDVAIGGKTADGAKVQRWFEYRNCGYEASSRIVYGAER; encoded by the coding sequence ATGTCCCGGATCACAAATTGGAAGCGCGAGAGTCGGTCGCCCACACTCGCATACCGGAATACGGAGACCGGAGCTCGGGCTATCTTACACCGAGCACCGGACTCGTACCGCTACAAGTGGCGCGGCGCAATCCTCGTCGACGGCTACCCGGTGTGGTCGCGGGGGTACGAGACGAAGGACGCGAAATCGTTCCGTGACGAGCTCCGTGACCGGCCAGCGCCCGAACTGAGTTGTCCCGAGTGTCCGAACAGCGATGTAGCAATCGGTGGGAAAACGGCTGACGGCGCGAAGGTTCAGCGCTGGTTCGAGTATCGGAACTGTGGGTACGAAGCATCCTCGCGAATCGTGTATGGCGCCGAGCGCTGA
- a CDS encoding DUF7567 family protein, producing MSLEVIDRHSEALFEFLWCPVCGHEIFSHIPFEGVFCKNCNTQVELQESRETRGYEEAVLACFDTHSTWNLHVDEKLRRDLPDGSARVKILGAPGAYKVDWWSPEPGDDWEPVERGEFDDVDEPADISHLA from the coding sequence ATGAGCCTGGAAGTCATCGACCGCCACAGCGAAGCACTGTTCGAGTTCCTCTGGTGTCCGGTCTGCGGGCACGAGATATTCAGTCACATTCCCTTCGAAGGTGTGTTCTGCAAGAACTGCAACACGCAGGTCGAACTCCAAGAATCCCGAGAGACACGCGGATACGAGGAGGCCGTCCTCGCCTGCTTCGACACCCACTCAACGTGGAACCTCCACGTCGACGAGAAGCTCCGTCGCGACCTACCCGATGGGTCGGCACGGGTGAAGATCCTCGGCGCACCGGGTGCCTACAAGGTCGACTGGTGGAGTCCAGAACCCGGCGATGACTGGGAGCCGGTCGAACGAGGCGAGTTCGACGATGTCGACGAACCAGCCGATATCTCCCATCTCGCGTAG